In a genomic window of Xiphophorus hellerii strain 12219 unplaced genomic scaffold, Xiphophorus_hellerii-4.1 PGA_scaffold_42__1_contigs__length_27664, whole genome shotgun sequence:
- the LOC116716404 gene encoding uncharacterized protein LOC116716404: protein MFTCNFCGNLAKTLRLYLLHCKLHRNEPRCLFKCAAAGCKDTFLRYEALKAHFYRKHNTSGPSSVGTVVTDFKCSLALCDHQCQTTKALIAHLKHHIVEGRVVNCPFRGCKKVFHVKSSFTAHISRKHRDLADNIHDSYKCSGSQSLSVHNDPDNIESQGNEIILQTAPNESDNDITEDFSDLFFRNVSLFYLKLQGQFLLPASTIQNIVEEIQNIHELGQTYCLSKLWSLLKNETPLSDEDITNICESVKGSDLFSICHTGPMRTAHSRVQTFKKNFNYVEPKKIFLGRDENRTDRFAYYVPLRKTLKCLLESDLWKKSRQHTSESPSDILSDINDGQIYKFNNFFVENPSCLKLILYQDAFEVVNPLGSAKTRHKILAVYVSVANLPLHVRSDTDHMSLVLLCKEKDFKEFGHSKVLSELLEDLRLLEENGIVMVDETVVKGTVFCIAGDNLGSHCIGGFSENFSRTQHFCRYCLITRSEFQGEDPNVCGPLRTIDRYNSALDELQTAEEPDVEGVKFRYG from the exons ATGTTTACTTGCAATTTCTGTGGCAATTTGGCTAAAAcattaagactttatttactTCATTGTAAGCTACATCGAAATGAGCCGCGATGTTTATTTAAATGCGCTGCTGCTGGTTGCAAAGACACGTTCTTGCGTTATGAAGCGTTGAAGGCTCATTTTTATCGGAAACACAACACCTCTGGTCCTAGTAGCGTCGGAACGGTTGTTACCGACTTTAAATGCTCGTTGGCATTGTGTGACCACCAGTGTCAAACTACTAAGGCTCTAATAGCTCACTTGAAGCATCATATTGTGGAAGGGCGTGTTGTGAATTGTCCTTTCAGAGGatgcaaaaaagtttttcatgtGAAGTCCTCGTTTACTGCCCACATTTCCCGGAAACACAGAGATCTTGCAGATAATATCCATGACTCAtacaaatgttctggttctcaGTCATTATCTGTTCACAATGATCCAGATAACATCGAGTCGCAAGGAAATGAGATTATTTTACAGACAGCTCCAAATGAAAGTGATAATGATATTACTGAGGATTTCagtgatcttttttttagaaatgtctcTCTATTTTACTTGAAATTGCAAGGGCAGTTTCTATTACCAGCTTCAACCATCCAGAATATTGTTGAGGAGATACAAAATATACACGAGTTGGGCCAGACATACTGTTTGAGCAAACTTTGGTCACTGCTAAAAAATGAGACACCATTATCAGATGAAGACATCACCAACATTTGTGAGTCTGTCAAGGGATCTGATCTATTCTCTATATGCCATACTGGGCCGATGAGGACAGCACACTCAAGAGTGCAAACCTTCAAAAAAAACTTCAACTATGTTGAGcctaagaaaatatttttaggaagAGATGAAAACAGAACAGATAGGTTTGCCTACTATGTTCCTCTGAGGAAgactttgaaatgtttgttggaGTCTGATCTGTGGAAGAAATCAAGGCAGCACACGTCTGAGTCTCCTTCAGACATTTTAAGTGACATTAATGATGGTCAGATATACAAATTCAACAACTTTTTTGTGGAGAATCCATCATGTCTCAAGCTAATACTGTACCAAGATGCATTTGAAGTGGTTAATCCTTTAGGCTCAGCAAAGACGAGACATAAGATATTAGCCGTGTATGTGTCTGTTGCCAACTTGCCACTTCATGTACGGTCTGACACAGACCACATGTCACTGGTTTTATTGTGCAAGGAAAAAGATTTCAAGGAATTTGGGCATTCTAAAGTTCTTTCTGAGTTACTAGAAGACCTGAGGCTGTTGGAGGAAAATGGGATTGTAATGGTTGATGAAACGGTAGTTAAAGGAACTGTATTTTGCATTGCTGGAGATAATCTAGGCTCACATTGCATTGGTGGGTTCTCTGAAAATTTCAGTCGCACACAGCATTTCTGCAGATACTGCTTAATAACCCGATCAGAATTTCAGGGTGAGGACCCAAATGTGTGTGGACCACTCCGCACTATTGACAGGTACAACTCTGCTCTTGATGAACTCCAGACAGCTGAGGAACCGGACGTAGAAGGTGTAAAGTTCAG ATATGGATGA